A genomic segment from Candidatus Omnitrophota bacterium encodes:
- a CDS encoding NUDIX hydrolase has translation MLISREKMYSGKILKVYRTKRRMPNGVTVELEEVGHPGAAIVLPYRNGKIVFIRQYRGVIDKFIWELPAGKIDPGETPRVCAMREAAEETGYEVKDLRKIGYIYTTPGFTDEKIHVYKARCVSRVKVEKDRDELIRVVELPVSRVKDMFRNGKISDAKTIAALAFAGVI, from the coding sequence ATGCTTATATCCAGGGAAAAGATGTATTCAGGTAAGATATTGAAAGTATATAGAACAAAACGCAGGATGCCTAACGGGGTTACCGTTGAGCTCGAGGAGGTTGGGCATCCTGGTGCCGCAATAGTATTACCATACCGTAACGGGAAAATAGTTTTTATCCGCCAGTATCGAGGTGTTATCGACAAGTTCATATGGGAATTGCCGGCGGGGAAAATAGACCCGGGTGAGACCCCAAGGGTGTGTGCTATGAGGGAAGCCGCAGAGGAGACCGGCTATGAGGTAAAAGACCTGCGGAAGATAGGATATATATACACTACGCCCGGCTTTACCGATGAAAAGATACATGTGTATAAAGCCAGGTGTGTTTCAAGGGTGAAGGTCGAGAAGGACCGGGACGAATTAATAAGGGTAGTGGAATTACCTGTGTCCAGGGTCAAGGATATGTTCCGCAACGGCAAGATAAGTGACGCCAAGACCATTGCCGCTCTGGCTTTCGCGGGTGTGATATAA
- a CDS encoding inositol monophosphatase family protein has product MDGEYKNILETAVMAATEAGRMIFERVDTNKQISHKGAFNNLVTDVDRASEKMITDMIRQRHPEHSILAEEGGEVGADGSSFKWVIDPIDGTTNYAHGFPFFCVSIGVIYGKSVKVGAVYDPCRKELFTALDKGGAFLNGKKIGVSHISRMTDALMATGFAYDLSEKSSNVKYFDIMLKKAQAVRRAGSAALDLCYVACGRFDGYWEFNLSPWDTAAGQLIVREAGGLVSTLDGKDFDIYDKEILAANTGIYAEMREVLSSIRA; this is encoded by the coding sequence ATGGACGGAGAATACAAGAATATACTGGAAACGGCCGTAATGGCCGCGACCGAAGCCGGGCGAATGATATTTGAAAGGGTCGATACAAATAAGCAGATATCGCATAAGGGCGCGTTCAATAACCTTGTTACGGATGTTGACAGGGCTTCTGAAAAGATGATAACGGATATGATCAGGCAGAGGCATCCCGAGCACTCGATATTGGCAGAAGAGGGTGGAGAAGTAGGGGCGGATGGGTCCTCTTTCAAGTGGGTCATAGATCCTATAGACGGGACCACGAACTATGCTCATGGGTTCCCGTTCTTCTGTGTTTCCATCGGGGTAATATACGGGAAAAGCGTAAAAGTCGGAGCGGTGTATGATCCGTGCCGGAAAGAGTTATTCACCGCGCTGGATAAGGGCGGGGCGTTCCTTAACGGTAAAAAGATAGGAGTTTCACATATTTCCCGCATGACGGACGCGCTTATGGCAACAGGGTTCGCGTATGACCTGTCGGAAAAGTCTTCGAACGTCAAATATTTCGACATTATGCTAAAAAAAGCGCAGGCGGTCAGAAGAGCCGGTTCTGCGGCGCTTGACCTGTGTTATGTGGCATGCGGAAGGTTCGACGGGTACTGGGAGTTCAACCTATCGCCGTGGGATACGGCCGCCGGACAGCTTATCGTAAGGGAAGCAGGAGGGTTGGTCTCAACATTGGATGGCAAGGATTTTGATATTTATGATAAAGAGATACTCGCGGCGAACACTGGCATTTACGCTGAAATGAGAGAAGTCTTATCCTCTATTAGAGCATAA